One part of the Brevundimonas subvibrioides ATCC 15264 genome encodes these proteins:
- a CDS encoding OsmC family protein, with the protein MSEHVATIDWCRGDQPFADNRYSRAHDWTFDGGAVVRGSSAPSSVAVPMSDPAAVDPEEAFVAALSSCHMLFFLAFAAKAGFVVDRYRDAAIGVLGRDDRGKTSMTVVTLRPEVVFSGAGPDAAALADLHHRAHEACYIANSVRAEVRVEPV; encoded by the coding sequence ATGAGCGAACACGTCGCCACCATCGACTGGTGCCGGGGCGATCAGCCCTTCGCCGACAACCGCTATTCGCGCGCCCACGACTGGACGTTCGACGGGGGGGCGGTGGTGCGCGGGTCCTCGGCCCCGTCCAGCGTCGCCGTGCCGATGTCGGATCCGGCCGCCGTCGACCCGGAGGAGGCGTTCGTCGCGGCGCTCTCCAGCTGCCACATGCTGTTCTTCCTCGCCTTCGCGGCCAAGGCGGGGTTCGTGGTCGACCGCTACCGCGATGCGGCGATCGGCGTGCTGGGCCGGGACGATCGCGGAAAGACCTCGATGACGGTCGTGACCCTGCGGCCCGAGGTCGTCTTCAGCGGCGCAGGACCCGACGCGGCGGCCCTGGCCGACCTGCATCACCGCGCGCACGAGGCCTGCTACATCGCCAACTCGGTCCGGGCCGAGGTGCGGGTCGAGCCGGTCTGA
- the trpS gene encoding tryptophan--tRNA ligase, producing the protein MTDASPTTPAYTGPRRILSGIQASGALHLGNYLGALKRFTALQDSGAPCFLFVADLHAITVWQDPALLAAQTREIAAAYIASGLDPATSTIFPQSAVRAHSELAWILNCVARLGWLDRMTQFKEKSGKHKERSSVGLYTYPVLQAADILLYKATEVPVGEDQKQHLELTRDIAAKFNTDFNAPGFFPLPEPLIQGPATRVMSLRDGAAKMSKSDPSDQSRINLTDDADTIAAKIRKSKTDMGVMPAPGDVLDDRPEVRNLIAIYAALSDTTREAVTAQFAGQGFGAFKPALADLAVAALAPVTAEMRRLMDDPAEIDRVLKDGAERAAAIADPVVDEVKKIVGFWR; encoded by the coding sequence GGGTGCCCTGCACCTGGGCAACTATCTGGGGGCCCTGAAGCGGTTCACCGCCCTGCAGGACAGTGGCGCGCCCTGCTTCCTGTTCGTGGCCGACCTGCACGCCATCACCGTCTGGCAGGACCCGGCCCTGCTGGCCGCCCAGACGCGCGAGATCGCCGCCGCCTACATCGCCTCGGGCCTCGACCCCGCGACCTCGACCATCTTCCCCCAGTCGGCCGTTCGGGCCCATTCGGAGCTGGCCTGGATCCTCAACTGCGTCGCCCGCCTCGGCTGGCTGGACCGGATGACCCAGTTCAAGGAGAAGTCGGGCAAGCACAAGGAACGCTCCTCGGTCGGGCTCTATACCTATCCGGTGCTCCAGGCCGCCGACATCCTGCTGTACAAGGCCACCGAGGTGCCGGTCGGCGAGGACCAGAAGCAGCATCTGGAACTGACCCGCGACATCGCCGCCAAGTTCAACACCGACTTCAACGCCCCGGGCTTCTTCCCCCTGCCCGAGCCCCTGATCCAGGGGCCGGCGACGCGGGTCATGAGCCTGCGCGACGGGGCCGCCAAGATGTCCAAGTCCGACCCCTCGGACCAGAGCCGCATCAACCTGACCGACGACGCCGACACCATCGCCGCCAAGATCAGGAAGTCCAAGACCGACATGGGCGTGATGCCCGCGCCGGGCGATGTCCTGGATGACCGGCCCGAGGTGCGGAACCTGATCGCCATCTATGCCGCCCTGTCGGACACGACGCGCGAAGCGGTCACCGCCCAGTTCGCGGGTCAGGGCTTCGGGGCCTTCAAGCCCGCCCTGGCCGACCTGGCCGTCGCGGCCCTGGCCCCCGTCACGGCCGAGATGCGCCGCCTGATGGACGACCCGGCCGAGATCGACCGCGTTCTGAAGGACGGGGCCGAGCGCGCTGCCGCCATCGCCGACCCGGTGGTCGACGAGGTCAAGAAGATCGTCGGTTTCTGGCGCTGA
- a CDS encoding GNAT family N-acetyltransferase has product MTHPLDRAVWNALTTRLSAFATADSDDRAVRIDPEVGVFLAGADARPESLAAMAGLALRHPGAGMIERAGSAMAALDVPGVAVVDRIPLVQMVATALTPGGPDLAFETLTEADAPEMLALATLTKPGPFRSATRRLGPFIGVRQDGRLVAMAGRRMRVDGFTELSGVCTHPDWRGRGYAAGLSRAVAGEILASGEGVFLHAFAGHDATIAFYRSLGFEIRAPMTYTRLAEGDRP; this is encoded by the coding sequence ATGACCCACCCCCTGGACCGCGCCGTCTGGAACGCCCTGACGACCCGACTGTCGGCCTTCGCCACGGCGGACTCGGACGACCGGGCCGTGCGCATCGATCCGGAGGTCGGCGTCTTCCTCGCGGGCGCCGACGCCAGGCCGGAAAGCCTCGCGGCCATGGCCGGGCTGGCGCTCCGCCATCCCGGGGCCGGAATGATCGAACGGGCCGGCAGCGCGATGGCCGCGCTCGACGTGCCGGGCGTCGCGGTCGTCGACCGCATCCCCCTGGTCCAGATGGTGGCCACCGCCCTGACGCCGGGCGGTCCCGACCTCGCCTTCGAGACCCTGACCGAGGCCGATGCACCGGAGATGCTGGCCCTGGCCACCCTGACGAAACCCGGCCCCTTCCGGTCGGCGACGCGGCGGCTGGGTCCCTTCATCGGGGTCAGGCAGGACGGCCGGCTGGTCGCCATGGCCGGTCGGCGGATGCGGGTCGACGGCTTCACCGAACTCAGCGGGGTCTGCACCCATCCCGACTGGCGCGGCCGGGGCTATGCGGCGGGCCTGTCGCGCGCGGTGGCGGGCGAGATCCTCGCGTCGGGCGAGGGGGTCTTCCTGCATGCCTTCGCCGGGCATGACGCCACGATCGCCTTCTATCGGTCGCTGGGATTCGAGATCCGGGCCCCGATGACCTATACGCGGCTCGCCGAGGGAGACCGTCCATGA